The Rhodothermus marinus DSM 4252 DNA segment TGCGACTGTACAGGTGCGGCTGAAAGACGGCCACCAGCCGCCGATCGGGCATGGCCGTGGCGGCCGCCTCCAGCGTCGCCCGGATTTCTGTGGGATGGTGGGCGTAGTCGTCGATGACCAGCACGCCGTGCACCTCGCCCAGCCGCTCGAAGCGACGACGGACGCCCGTAAAGCGGGCCAGTCCGGCCTGAATGGCCTCGAACGGAATATCCAGCTCCAGCCCCACGGCCACGGCCGCCAGCGCGTTGCGCACGTTGTGCAGGCCCGGCACCTGAAGCTGGATCGTGCCCAGCGGCTCGCCCTGCAGCAGCACGTCGAAACGGGAGCCGAAGCCTTCGAACTGTACATTTTCAGCGCGAATCTCCGCCTGTCGGGCCAGCCCGTAGGTGCGCACGCGGCGATCCAGCTGCCCCACCAGCGCCTGCACGTTCGGATCGTCCAGGCACAGGATGGCGGCCCCGAAGAAGGGGACGCTGCTGGCAAACTGGCGAAAGGCGGCCATCAGGTCGTCCAGGTCGCGGTAGATGTCCAGGTGCTCCGGCTCGATGCTGGTCACCACGGCCAGCGTGGGCGTCAGCCGCAGGAACGTGCGGTCGTATTCGTCCGCCTCGATCACGATGATGTCGCCCTCGCCGGCCACCGCGTTCGACTCGAAGGCGGCCACCTTGCCGCCCACAATGATCGTCGGGTCGAACCCGCCTTCGGACACCACCAGTCCTACCATCGAGGTGGTGGTCGTCTTGCCGTGCGTGCCGGCCACCCCGATGCCGAACTTCATGCGCATCAGTTCGCCGAGCATCTCGGCCCGGGGAATCAGCGGAATCCGACGGCGGAGCGCCTCCAGCGTCTCTGGATTCTCCTGCGGCCGAACGGCGGACGAATAGACCACCACGTCGGCGTCGCCCACGTGCTCGGGCCGATGGCCCTCGTAGACGACGGCCCCCAGTCG contains these protein-coding regions:
- the murC gene encoding UDP-N-acetylmuramate--L-alanine ligase, translating into MFGRVRHVHMVGIGGIGMSSIAEVLLLRGFRVTGSDLKRSEITERLERLGAVVYEGHRPEHVGDADVVVYSSAVRPQENPETLEALRRRIPLIPRAEMLGELMRMKFGIGVAGTHGKTTTTSMVGLVVSEGGFDPTIIVGGKVAAFESNAVAGEGDIIVIEADEYDRTFLRLTPTLAVVTSIEPEHLDIYRDLDDLMAAFRQFASSVPFFGAAILCLDDPNVQALVGQLDRRVRTYGLARQAEIRAENVQFEGFGSRFDVLLQGEPLGTIQLQVPGLHNVRNALAAVAVGLELDIPFEAIQAGLARFTGVRRRFERLGEVHGVLVIDDYAHHPTEIRATLEAAATAMPDRRLVAVFQPHLYSRTRDFQEDFARSFVDADVLVVTDVYGAREAPIPGITGERIAELARRFGHRDVHYVPERRQIPGYLLEHVLRPGDAVLFMGAGDIWRAARELLDYLKLTEALPHAAS